One genomic segment of Arachis duranensis cultivar V14167 chromosome 4, aradu.V14167.gnm2.J7QH, whole genome shotgun sequence includes these proteins:
- the LOC107482824 gene encoding cysteine proteinase inhibitor 5 yields the protein MAAMRSSCCLIIISLLVLGSLSAFARMYVKPMDVNDPHVVEIANFAITEHNHKSNANLKLVKIESCNRQVHGVLGNSYQLVLLASNETTEETNKYWVRLGIQPSEKYVLGSFILAPSLYH from the coding sequence ATGGCTGCCATGAGATCAAGCTGCTGCCTGATCATCATTTCTCTCCTTGTTTTGGGTTCTCTTTCCGCCTTTGCTCGGATGTACGTAAAACCCATGGACGTCAATGATCCCCATGTGGTGGAGATTGCGAATTTCGCAATCACAGAGCACAACCACAAATCTAACGCGAATCTAAAACTAGTAAAGATCGAAAGTTGCAATAGGCAGGTACACGGTGTTTTAGGCAACAGCTACCAGCTTGTGCTGTTGGCCAGCAATGAAACCACTGAAGAGACTAATAAGTATTGGGTACGGTTGGGTATTCAGCCATCCGAGAAATACGTGCTTGGAAGCTTTATTCTTGCACCCTCTCTTTATCATTAG